In Rhodobacter xanthinilyticus, a single window of DNA contains:
- the cysS gene encoding cysteine--tRNA ligase, translated as MTEIRLHNTLSRRKEVFEPIDATNVRLYLCGPTVYDRAHLGNARPVVVIDVLYRLLRLKYGVGAVTYVRNFTDVDDKINATALARKEAGAPGTLEELIRARTEETIGWYHADMDALGALRPDLEPRATDFIGAMIAMIEELIAKGHAYAKDGHVLFRVRSYTRYGALSGRSVDDMIAGARVEVAPFKEDPMDFVLWKPSDADLPGWESPWGRGRPGWHIECSAMSYELLGASFDIHAGGIDLQFPHHENEIAQSCCAHPEGGFARYWLHNEMLQVEGKKMSKSLGNFFTVRDLLGQGIPGEVIRFVFLQTHYGKPMDWTAEKAAQAEATLRKWRAAVAGVAASAPAQAVIEALSDDLNTAGAIAALHAIKDPAELKASAALLGLLEDGMGAWAAAPGADLSAHAAALADLRARAMASKDFAPVDAMKAALIAAGVEVRMSKAGVELLAGPGFDAAKLPALG; from the coding sequence ATGACCGAGATCCGCCTGCACAACACGCTCAGCCGCCGCAAGGAGGTTTTCGAGCCGATCGACGCCACCAATGTCCGGCTCTATCTCTGCGGGCCGACGGTCTATGACCGCGCGCATCTGGGCAATGCGCGCCCGGTCGTGGTGATCGACGTGCTCTACCGGCTGCTGCGGCTCAAATATGGCGTGGGCGCGGTGACATATGTGCGCAATTTCACCGATGTCGATGACAAGATCAACGCGACCGCATTGGCGCGCAAGGAGGCAGGCGCCCCCGGCACGCTCGAGGAGCTGATCCGCGCGCGCACCGAGGAGACGATCGGCTGGTATCATGCCGATATGGATGCGCTCGGCGCGCTGCGCCCCGATCTCGAGCCGCGCGCGACCGATTTCATCGGCGCGATGATCGCGATGATCGAGGAGCTGATCGCGAAGGGCCATGCCTATGCCAAGGACGGCCATGTGCTCTTCCGGGTGCGCAGCTATACCAGATATGGGGCGCTGTCGGGGCGGTCGGTCGATGACATGATCGCGGGGGCGCGGGTCGAGGTAGCGCCCTTCAAGGAAGACCCGATGGATTTCGTGCTCTGGAAGCCGTCGGACGCCGATCTGCCGGGCTGGGAGAGCCCTTGGGGCCGCGGTCGGCCGGGCTGGCATATCGAATGTTCGGCGATGTCCTATGAACTCCTCGGCGCGTCCTTTGATATCCATGCGGGCGGGATCGACCTGCAATTCCCCCACCATGAGAACGAGATCGCGCAGAGCTGCTGCGCGCATCCCGAGGGGGGCTTTGCGCGCTATTGGCTGCACAATGAGATGTTGCAGGTCGAGGGCAAGAAAATGTCGAAAAGTCTCGGCAATTTCTTCACCGTGCGCGATTTGCTGGGGCAGGGGATCCCGGGCGAGGTGATCCGCTTCGTGTTCTTGCAGACCCATTACGGCAAGCCGATGGACTGGACGGCGGAGAAGGCCGCGCAGGCGGAGGCCACCTTGCGCAAATGGCGCGCGGCTGTGGCGGGGGTTGCGGCGAGCGCGCCGGCGCAAGCGGTGATCGAGGCGCTCTCGGATGATCTCAACACCGCCGGGGCGATCGCGGCGCTGCATGCGATCAAGGACCCGGCCGAGCTGAAGGCTTCGGCGGCGCTTCTGGGGCTTTTGGAGGACGGCATGGGCGCATGGGCGGCGGCGCCGGGGGCGGATCTGTCGGCGCATGCGGCGGCTTTGGCCGATCTGCGCGCGCGCGCGATGGCGAGCAAGGATTTCGCGCCGGTCGATGCGATGAAGGCGGCGCTGATCGCGGCGGGGGTCGAGGTGCGCATGTCGAAGGCGGGGGTCGAGCTTCTGGCGGGGCCGGGGTTCGATGCGGCCAAGCTGCCCGCGCTTGGCTGA
- the cimA gene encoding citramalate synthase, whose amino-acid sequence MSRERLYLYDTTLRDGQQTQGVQFSVAEKIALAEALDAIGIDYIEGGWPGANPTDSEFFAVRPETEAVFTAFGMTKRAGRSAANDEVLAGVMNAGTPAVCLVGKSHDYHVTAALGITLEENLENIRASIAHVVASGREALFDAEHFFDGFKANRAYALESVQAAYVAGARWVVLCDTNGGTLPHEVAEAVAAVIATGVPGDHLGIHCHDDTGQAVAASLAAVMAGARQIQGTLNGLGERCGNANLTSLIPTLLLKEPFASRFETAISREALAGLTQLSRKLDDILNRVPLRSAPYVGASAFAHKAGLHASAILKDPTTYEHVEPSLVGNARLIPMSNQAGQSNLRARLVGMGIEVEPKDPRLAAILDEIKRREDHGYAYDGAQASFELVARRELGLLPAFFEVERYRVTVERKRDARGRIGSLSEAVVVVNIGGQRTLSVSEGIVEDGSDGGPVNALSKALAKDLGPYQHFIDDMKLVDFRVRITQGGTEAVTRVIIDSEDGKGQRWSTVGVSPNIVDASFEALLDSITWKLLRDGAAPV is encoded by the coding sequence ATGAGCCGCGAGCGACTTTATCTTTATGACACCACGCTGCGCGACGGCCAGCAGACCCAGGGCGTGCAGTTTTCGGTGGCCGAGAAGATCGCGCTGGCCGAGGCGCTCGACGCGATCGGCATTGATTATATCGAGGGCGGCTGGCCGGGCGCGAACCCGACCGACAGCGAGTTTTTCGCCGTGCGCCCCGAGACCGAGGCGGTGTTCACGGCCTTTGGCATGACCAAGCGCGCGGGCCGGTCGGCGGCCAATGACGAGGTGCTTGCGGGGGTGATGAACGCGGGCACGCCGGCGGTTTGTCTCGTCGGCAAGAGCCATGATTATCATGTGACCGCCGCGCTCGGGATCACGCTCGAGGAGAATCTCGAGAATATCCGCGCCTCGATCGCGCATGTGGTGGCGTCTGGGCGCGAGGCGCTGTTCGATGCCGAGCATTTCTTCGACGGGTTCAAGGCGAACCGGGCCTATGCGCTTGAATCTGTGCAGGCGGCCTATGTGGCGGGGGCGCGCTGGGTCGTGCTCTGTGACACGAATGGCGGGACGCTGCCCCATGAGGTGGCCGAGGCGGTGGCGGCGGTGATCGCGACGGGGGTGCCGGGCGATCATCTGGGCATCCATTGTCACGATGACACCGGCCAGGCGGTGGCGGCTTCGCTTGCGGCGGTGATGGCGGGGGCGCGCCAGATCCAGGGCACGCTGAACGGTTTGGGCGAGCGTTGCGGCAATGCCAATCTCACCTCGCTGATCCCGACGCTCCTGCTCAAGGAGCCTTTCGCGAGCCGCTTCGAGACCGCGATCTCGCGCGAGGCGCTGGCCGGGCTCACGCAGCTTTCGCGCAAGCTCGACGATATCCTCAACCGCGTGCCGCTGCGCTCGGCGCCCTATGTCGGGGCCTCGGCCTTTGCGCATAAGGCGGGGCTGCATGCCTCGGCGATCCTGAAGGACCCCACGACTTATGAGCATGTCGAGCCCTCTCTCGTGGGCAATGCGCGGCTCATCCCGATGTCGAACCAGGCGGGCCAGTCGAACCTGCGCGCGCGGCTCGTGGGCATGGGGATCGAGGTCGAGCCGAAGGACCCGCGGCTTGCGGCGATCCTCGATGAGATCAAGCGGCGCGAGGATCATGGCTATGCCTATGACGGCGCGCAGGCGAGTTTCGAGCTGGTCGCGCGGCGCGAGCTCGGCCTTCTGCCCGCGTTTTTCGAGGTCGAGCGCTACCGCGTCACAGTCGAGCGCAAGCGCGATGCGCGCGGCCGGATCGGCTCGCTCTCCGAGGCGGTGGTGGTGGTGAATATCGGCGGTCAGCGCACGCTCTCGGTCTCGGAGGGGATCGTCGAGGATGGCTCGGACGGCGGCCCGGTCAACGCGCTCTCGAAGGCGCTCGCCAAGGATCTCGGCCCCTATCAGCATTTCATCGACGACATGAAACTGGTCGATTTCCGCGTGCGCATCACCCAGGGCGGCACCGAGGCGGTGACGCGGGTGATCATCGACAGCGAGGATGGCAAGGGCCAGCGCTGGTCGACGGTGGGGGTCAGCCCGAACATCGTCGATGCCTCTTTCGAGGCGCTTCTCGACTCGATCACCTGGAAGCTTCTGCGCGACGGGGCGGCGCCGGTATGA
- a CDS encoding squalene/phytoene synthase family protein, whose product MSARAAEMLAAGDPDRFAALMATRADLRARLWPLYAANLEIARAPWASAEPIVAEMRLQWWVDAFAALAEEGRAPAHELGAEFADLRAEAGLLQALAEARRWECWREPFEDQAALVDYLQATSGGLYWAAARRIGAGAEAEGAVRAFGFGAGVAAWLAAVPELEARGRLPLVDGRPEAVAALAREGLAALERGLAQTPAPLRAALLPGWQARGWLRAAAKEPARVAEGRLRGSEFGRRAGLVWQALRLG is encoded by the coding sequence ATGAGCGCGCGCGCGGCCGAGATGCTGGCGGCGGGCGACCCCGATCGCTTCGCCGCGCTGATGGCGACGCGGGCGGATCTGCGCGCGCGGCTCTGGCCGCTTTACGCGGCAAACCTCGAGATTGCGCGCGCGCCCTGGGCCTCGGCCGAGCCGATCGTGGCGGAGATGCGCCTGCAATGGTGGGTCGATGCCTTTGCCGCGCTCGCCGAAGAGGGGCGTGCCCCGGCCCATGAGCTCGGGGCGGAGTTTGCCGATCTGCGCGCCGAGGCGGGGCTTTTGCAGGCGCTTGCCGAGGCGCGGCGCTGGGAGTGCTGGCGCGAGCCCTTCGAGGATCAGGCCGCGCTCGTCGACTATCTTCAGGCGACCTCGGGCGGGCTTTACTGGGCCGCGGCGCGGCGCATCGGGGCGGGGGCCGAGGCCGAGGGGGCGGTGCGCGCCTTTGGCTTTGGCGCGGGGGTGGCGGCCTGGCTCGCGGCAGTGCCCGAGCTCGAGGCGCGCGGCCGTCTGCCCTTGGTCGATGGCCGCCCCGAGGCGGTGGCGGCGCTCGCGCGCGAGGGGCTTGCGGCGCTCGAGCGGGGGCTTGCGCAAACGCCCGCGCCCCTGCGCGCGGCGCTCTTGCCCGGCTGGCAGGCGCGCGGCTGGCTCCGCGCCGCCGCGAAAGAGCCCGCGCGGGTCGCCGAAGGCCGGCTCAGGGGCAGCGAATTTGGCCGCCGCGCGGGGCTTGTCTGGCAGGCGCTGCGTCTCGGTTAA
- a CDS encoding methyl-accepting chemotaxis protein has product MNLIHNQKLGVKLPLMLVAISLLAMGVMGVNAYRDARALLAKEGTDRIESALDMRRESLELWAEKTSSAIAELTAAQSTSRALRDFTASWKTLGADPAGYLLNAYVTENPNPEGERLAYDYAGDVTEFSIAHRRYHPALVEFAKTHDINDIYLIAPDGTVLYSLAKDGEFTTNLNNGPFKDTPLAQAARKAVTLGRGKTATTEFFRSSAAKGRNVSGMVIAAPVLNPQGVALGVIAFNVSITPIGTIMESPRALGETGQAYLVSQSGVLLNNLRNASASARLVKNAANNAFQAGLRGETGFIEETGISGTPVVAAYTPIEIFGLKVVGVAEQASAELFGPARKLGKEMLLQAGGMTAVLAFLAWLMARSIARPLGRMSETVRAISNGDHTVEVSNTKRNDEVGTIARAIETLRVDLAEAAVVQRQAAMQGTAFDCSSAAMMIVDRDFQITYNNPAMIKLVSSRLDDFRTVTPDIVAEELVGRSMDAFHKLPARAREILSDPKNFPYHADIVVGEGRFGLDVNMISTPEQGPIGFVVEWRDVTELRMNRALLNALNDNQVVCEFSPAGRITRANAHFAAAIGLPEAELLGRSHESVLCGDDESADYWTRAQAMETVLGRFYLPGEDGRSVIVEGSLTPVPDRNNRMLKIVLIANDVTEAQTRLREIQARNEAMHAEQRTVVEALRVGLTRLSDGDLTSPIEAKFSPEYEQLRADFNAAVGNLARAMQEVIDNAEAIDSEAHEISNAAEDLSRRTERQAATLEETAAALDELTSSVNTATAGVTEADRVVKQAQGSAETSGQIVQQAVDAMGKIAESSQKISRIISVIDDIAFQTNLLALNAGVEAARAGEAGRGFAVVASEVRALAQRSSDAAREIDALITTSSEHVRQGVGLVGETGEALEGILAAVIDIANRVSEIAASSREQASGLAEINTAMNQLDQVTQQNAAMFEQTTAASHSLTRGAQALTETTNRFRTPQGTGRRASAAPVAAPSAPAAPPSVVAPSVIAPAARAVDTPMPDRKTPASAPLRQGNLARKAAAEEDDWEDF; this is encoded by the coding sequence ATGAATCTGATTCACAATCAGAAACTTGGGGTCAAACTGCCCCTTATGCTGGTCGCGATCTCCTTGCTCGCCATGGGAGTCATGGGGGTCAACGCCTATCGCGATGCGCGTGCGCTGCTCGCCAAGGAGGGCACCGACCGGATCGAGAGCGCGCTCGATATGCGCCGCGAGTCGCTCGAGCTCTGGGCGGAAAAGACCTCGAGCGCGATTGCCGAGCTGACCGCGGCGCAAAGCACCTCGCGCGCGCTGCGCGATTTCACCGCTTCGTGGAAGACGCTCGGCGCCGATCCGGCGGGCTATCTGCTCAACGCCTATGTGACCGAGAACCCGAACCCGGAGGGCGAGCGGCTCGCCTATGATTATGCCGGCGATGTGACGGAGTTTTCGATCGCGCATCGCCGCTATCACCCGGCCCTTGTCGAGTTCGCAAAAACCCATGATATCAATGATATCTACCTGATCGCGCCGGATGGCACGGTGCTTTATTCGCTGGCCAAGGACGGCGAGTTCACCACCAATCTCAATAACGGCCCCTTCAAGGATACCCCGCTCGCCCAGGCCGCGCGCAAGGCGGTGACGCTCGGCCGCGGCAAGACCGCGACGACCGAGTTCTTCCGCTCTTCGGCGGCCAAGGGGCGCAATGTCTCGGGCATGGTGATCGCCGCGCCAGTGCTCAACCCGCAAGGCGTCGCGCTCGGGGTGATCGCTTTCAACGTCTCGATCACCCCGATCGGCACGATCATGGAATCGCCCCGCGCCCTGGGCGAGACCGGCCAGGCCTATCTCGTCTCGCAATCGGGGGTGCTCCTGAACAACCTGCGCAATGCCTCGGCGAGCGCACGTCTGGTCAAGAACGCCGCCAACAATGCCTTCCAGGCCGGGCTGCGCGGCGAAACCGGCTTCATCGAAGAAACCGGCATCAGCGGCACGCCGGTCGTGGCCGCCTATACGCCGATCGAGATCTTCGGTCTGAAGGTCGTGGGCGTCGCCGAACAAGCCTCCGCCGAACTCTTCGGCCCGGCGCGCAAACTCGGCAAAGAGATGTTGCTGCAAGCTGGTGGCATGACCGCGGTGCTCGCCTTCCTCGCCTGGCTGATGGCCCGCTCGATCGCCCGCCCGCTCGGCCGGATGAGCGAGACCGTCCGCGCGATCTCGAATGGCGATCACACCGTCGAGGTGAGCAACACCAAGCGCAATGACGAGGTCGGCACCATCGCCCGCGCGATCGAGACCCTGCGCGTCGATCTCGCCGAGGCCGCCGTCGTGCAGCGTCAGGCCGCGATGCAGGGCACCGCCTTCGATTGCTCCTCGGCCGCGATGATGATCGTCGATCGCGACTTCCAGATCACCTACAACAACCCCGCGATGATCAAACTGGTCAGCTCGCGCCTCGATGATTTCCGCACCGTGACGCCCGATATCGTCGCCGAGGAGCTCGTCGGCCGCTCAATGGACGCCTTCCACAAGCTGCCCGCCCGCGCCCGCGAAATCCTCTCGGACCCGAAGAATTTCCCCTATCACGCCGATATCGTGGTCGGCGAGGGCCGCTTCGGGCTCGATGTCAACATGATCTCGACGCCCGAACAGGGGCCGATCGGCTTCGTCGTCGAATGGCGCGATGTGACCGAGCTGCGGATGAACCGCGCCCTGCTCAACGCGCTCAACGACAATCAGGTGGTCTGCGAATTTTCGCCCGCCGGCCGGATCACGCGCGCCAATGCGCATTTCGCCGCCGCAATCGGCCTGCCCGAGGCCGAACTCCTCGGCCGCTCGCATGAGTCCGTTCTGTGCGGTGATGACGAAAGCGCCGATTACTGGACGCGGGCTCAAGCCATGGAAACCGTGCTCGGGCGCTTCTACCTGCCGGGCGAGGATGGCCGCAGCGTGATCGTCGAGGGCAGCCTGACGCCGGTGCCCGACCGCAACAACCGGATGCTGAAGATCGTCCTGATCGCCAATGATGTGACCGAAGCGCAGACCCGTCTGCGCGAGATCCAGGCGCGCAACGAGGCGATGCATGCCGAACAACGCACCGTGGTCGAGGCGCTCCGCGTCGGCCTGACCCGGCTCTCGGATGGCGATCTGACGAGCCCGATCGAGGCGAAATTCTCGCCCGAATACGAGCAGCTGCGCGCCGATTTCAACGCCGCGGTCGGCAATCTCGCCCGCGCCATGCAAGAGGTGATCGACAACGCCGAAGCGATCGACAGCGAGGCCCACGAGATCTCGAATGCGGCGGAAGATCTCAGCCGCCGGACCGAGCGCCAGGCAGCCACGCTCGAAGAGACCGCCGCCGCGCTCGACGAGCTGACCTCGTCGGTGAACACCGCCACCGCGGGCGTGACCGAAGCTGATCGCGTCGTCAAACAGGCGCAAGGCAGCGCCGAGACCTCGGGCCAGATCGTGCAACAGGCCGTCGATGCGATGGGCAAGATCGCGGAGAGCTCGCAAAAGATCTCGCGGATCATCTCGGTGATCGACGATATCGCCTTCCAGACCAATCTTCTGGCGCTCAATGCGGGCGTCGAGGCGGCCCGGGCCGGCGAGGCGGGGCGCGGCTTCGCAGTCGTCGCCTCGGAGGTGCGCGCCCTTGCGCAGCGGTCCTCCGATGCCGCGCGCGAGATCGATGCGTTGATCACCACCTCCTCGGAACATGTCCGCCAGGGTGTCGGCCTTGTGGGCGAAACGGGCGAGGCGCTCGAGGGTATCCTTGCCGCGGTCATCGACATCGCCAACCGAGTCTCCGAAATCGCCGCCTCGTCGCGCGAGCAGGCCTCGGGCCTTGCCGAGATCAACACCGCGATGAACCAACTCGACCAGGTGACGCAGCAAAACGCCGCGATGTTCGAACAGACCACTGCGGCGAGCCATTCGCTGACCCGTGGCGCCCAGGCGCTGACCGAAACCACGAACCGGTTCCGCACGCCACAAGGCACGGGCCGGCGCGCCAGCGCGGCACCGGTTGCGGCGCCCTCCGCCCCCGCAGCCCCCCCCTCGGTCGTCGCCCCCTCCGTCATCGCTCCGGCCGCGCGCGCAGTCGACACGCCGATGCCCGACCGCAAGACGCCCGCCAGCGCTCCGCTTCGGCAAGGCAATCTCGCTCGGAAAGCCGCCGCCGAGGAGGACGACTGGGAAGATTTCTGA
- a CDS encoding protein-glutamate methylesterase/protein-glutamine glutaminase produces the protein MGAKRVLIVDDSPTIRQLIRTLLANDRRLRVVGEAGDPYEAREKIKDLAPDVITLDVEMPRMNGLSFLEKLMRLRPMPVVMVSTETQKGSAAALEALSLGAIDCIGKPASGALDEAFQNLGDLLVAAADARLREPGLRKPVDPATGFRWNGRYVLIGSSTGGVDALETILSEFPENCPPTLITQHMPETFLESFVRRLAPKIAPRFELATDNAPLLQGKVYIAPGGAYHLGVSGGDTPKCKLLSDEKRNGHRPSVDVLFDSARPIAQRSVACLLTGMGRDGAEGMLALRQAGATCIAQDQATSVVFGMPRAALEIGAAERAVPLGRIAQNILQLTGRTSAVSV, from the coding sequence ATGGGGGCAAAACGCGTCCTGATCGTGGATGACTCGCCGACGATCCGTCAGCTCATCCGGACCTTGCTCGCCAATGACCGCAGGCTGCGGGTGGTTGGCGAAGCGGGCGACCCCTACGAAGCGCGCGAGAAGATCAAGGATCTCGCCCCCGACGTCATCACGCTCGATGTCGAAATGCCGCGGATGAATGGCCTGTCCTTCCTGGAAAAGCTGATGCGTCTGCGGCCGATGCCGGTGGTCATGGTCTCGACCGAGACGCAAAAGGGCTCGGCGGCGGCTCTCGAGGCGCTGTCTCTGGGGGCGATCGACTGTATCGGCAAGCCGGCGAGCGGCGCGCTCGATGAAGCGTTCCAGAATCTCGGCGATCTGCTGGTCGCCGCGGCGGACGCGCGCCTGCGCGAACCGGGGCTGCGCAAACCCGTCGATCCAGCCACCGGCTTTCGCTGGAACGGCCGCTATGTGCTGATCGGCTCCTCGACGGGGGGCGTCGATGCGCTCGAAACGATCCTCTCCGAATTCCCGGAGAACTGTCCGCCGACGCTGATCACCCAGCATATGCCCGAAACCTTCCTCGAGAGTTTCGTGCGCCGCCTCGCCCCGAAGATTGCCCCGCGCTTCGAACTTGCGACCGACAACGCACCTTTGCTGCAAGGCAAAGTCTATATCGCGCCCGGTGGCGCCTATCACCTCGGCGTTTCCGGCGGCGATACCCCGAAATGCAAACTCCTGAGCGACGAGAAGCGCAACGGCCACCGGCCCTCGGTCGATGTACTCTTCGACTCGGCCCGCCCGATCGCCCAACGCTCCGTCGCCTGCCTCCTGACCGGGATGGGCCGCGACGGCGCCGAGGGGATGCTCGCGCTGCGTCAAGCCGGGGCCACCTGCATCGCCCAGGACCAGGCGACCTCGGTCGTCTTCGGCATGCCGCGCGCCGCGCTCGAGATCGGGGCGGCTGAACGGGCCGTGCCGCTCGGCCGGATCGCCCAGAACATCCTGCAACTGACCGGCCGCACTTCGGCTGTGTCGGTGTGA
- a CDS encoding chemotaxis protein CheD, translating to MTHRAPLRPQHISQGEYASGRTDERAITTILGSCVATCLYDPQAGVGGMNHFLLPESTGTTTQAASFGVNAMELLINDMIKHGAARPRLKAKVFGGARMIAGLSDIGQKNAAFVLDFLRREGIECTGQSLGGNQARRIEFWPHSGRARQKLLGEAKVFEAPPPVTPGNEVELF from the coding sequence ATGACCCACCGCGCACCCCTTCGTCCGCAGCACATCTCGCAAGGAGAATATGCCTCCGGCCGCACGGATGAACGTGCGATCACGACCATCCTCGGATCCTGCGTGGCGACCTGCCTTTATGATCCGCAAGCCGGCGTCGGCGGGATGAACCATTTTCTGCTGCCCGAGAGCACCGGAACGACAACCCAGGCGGCGAGTTTCGGCGTCAATGCGATGGAGCTTCTGATCAATGACATGATCAAGCACGGCGCCGCGCGCCCGCGGCTCAAGGCCAAGGTCTTCGGCGGCGCGCGGATGATCGCGGGTCTGTCGGATATCGGCCAGAAGAACGCCGCCTTCGTGCTGGATTTCCTGCGCCGCGAGGGGATCGAATGCACGGGGCAGAGCCTTGGCGGCAATCAGGCCCGGCGGATCGAGTTCTGGCCGCACTCCGGCCGGGCGCGGCAAAAGCTGCTCGGCGAGGCGAAGGTCTTTGAAGCGCCGCCGCCGGTCACCCCAGGCAACGAGGTCGAGCTCTTCTGA
- a CDS encoding response regulator encodes MALRDQLRIMVVDDMSTSRGLITQALDAMGIRQVGYATDGPGALQILEKTPVHLVISDYNMPGMDGLQLLHALRTNPRTKGLGFILITGRADKEIIDTGRKLGMNNFLKKPFTPQDLRACIEAVVGRL; translated from the coding sequence ATGGCCCTGAGAGATCAATTGAGAATCATGGTGGTCGATGACATGTCGACCAGCCGCGGCCTGATCACGCAGGCCCTCGATGCGATGGGCATCCGTCAGGTCGGCTATGCGACCGACGGTCCGGGCGCGCTGCAAATCCTTGAAAAGACGCCGGTCCATCTGGTGATTTCGGATTACAACATGCCGGGGATGGACGGGCTGCAACTTCTCCATGCGCTGCGCACCAATCCGCGCACCAAGGGGCTCGGCTTCATCCTGATCACCGGCCGTGCCGACAAGGAAATCATCGACACCGGCCGCAAGCTCGGGATGAACAACTTCCTCAAGAAACCCTTCACCCCGCAGGATCTGCGTGCCTGCATCGAAGCGGTTGTGGGGCGGCTATGA
- a CDS encoding CheR family methyltransferase, with protein MTQAFPPPSGHQPPSASELQAIAAILYEYAGIVINPNKSSMVQSRLAKRLRKLGLSDYQGYIALVKSEEGASERREMISALTTNVTHFFREKHHFDTLREKALPPLLARAKAGGRVRIWSAGSSNGQEAYTIAMVLTEMCSEVGSRDVRILASDIDPVMIARGTRGVYDSAALDGIPEPLQKKYTRPHPEGFEIVPQLRQLVSFRELNLHETWPMKGRFDIIFCRNVVIYFDQPAQTRLWQRFEACLNPGGWLFVGHSERVPLGGASRLETAGITTYRLPEEGAVQTIGESRWP; from the coding sequence ATGACACAAGCCTTCCCCCCTCCCTCCGGGCATCAGCCCCCCAGCGCGTCGGAATTGCAGGCGATCGCGGCCATTCTCTATGAATATGCCGGGATCGTCATCAATCCGAACAAGAGCTCGATGGTTCAATCGCGCCTTGCCAAACGCCTGCGCAAGCTGGGTCTGAGCGACTATCAGGGCTACATCGCCTTGGTGAAATCCGAGGAAGGGGCCTCCGAACGGCGCGAGATGATCTCCGCGCTGACCACCAATGTGACCCATTTCTTCCGAGAAAAGCACCATTTCGATACGCTGCGCGAAAAGGCCCTGCCGCCGCTTCTGGCGCGGGCCAAGGCGGGCGGCCGGGTGCGGATCTGGTCGGCGGGCTCGTCCAATGGCCAGGAAGCCTATACGATCGCGATGGTGCTGACCGAGATGTGCAGCGAGGTCGGCTCGCGCGATGTGCGCATCCTCGCCAGCGACATCGACCCGGTGATGATCGCGCGGGGCACGCGCGGTGTCTATGACAGCGCCGCGCTCGATGGCATCCCGGAGCCGTTGCAAAAGAAATACACCCGCCCCCACCCCGAGGGCTTCGAGATCGTGCCGCAATTGCGCCAGCTCGTCTCGTTTCGGGAACTGAACCTGCACGAAACCTGGCCGATGAAGGGCCGCTTCGACATCATCTTCTGCCGCAACGTGGTGATCTACTTCGACCAGCCGGCGCAAACGCGCCTGTGGCAACGGTTCGAAGCCTGCCTGAACCCCGGCGGCTGGCTGTTTGTCGGCCATTCGGAGCGGGTGCCGCTTGGCGGCGCATCGCGGCTCGAGACCGCGGGCATAACAACCTACCGTCTCCCCGAGGAGGGAGCGGTGCAGACAATCGGAGAGAGCAGATGGCCCTGA
- a CDS encoding chemotaxis protein CheW, translating to MADHSSNTSELELLSFRLAEEEYSVDIMSVREIRGWTRATPLPHAPAYVRGVINLRGTVLPVVDLSVRLGMAPVEGDARNVIIVVQVGSQTAGLLVDAVSDILALPRNELQAPPELAADTAHSFIEALTIVDGRMIRVLDLGAVLPDEASEAA from the coding sequence ATGGCTGACCATAGCTCCAACACCTCCGAACTCGAACTGCTGTCGTTTCGCCTTGCCGAGGAAGAATACAGCGTCGACATCATGTCGGTGCGCGAGATCCGCGGCTGGACCCGGGCGACGCCCCTGCCCCATGCGCCCGCCTATGTGCGCGGCGTGATCAACCTGCGCGGCACGGTGCTGCCGGTGGTCGACCTCTCGGTGCGCCTCGGGATGGCGCCGGTCGAAGGCGATGCGCGCAACGTCATCATCGTCGTTCAGGTCGGCAGCCAGACGGCGGGCCTGCTCGTCGATGCGGTCTCCGACATTCTCGCGCTGCCGCGCAATGAGCTTCAGGCCCCGCCCGAGCTTGCCGCCGACACCGCCCACAGTTTCATCGAGGCCCTCACCATCGTCGATGGCCGGATGATCCGCGTTCTTGATCTCGGGGCCGTGCTCCCCGACGAAGCCTCGGAAGCCGCATGA